In Mercurialis annua linkage group LG5, ddMerAnnu1.2, whole genome shotgun sequence, a single genomic region encodes these proteins:
- the LOC126679945 gene encoding uncharacterized protein LOC126679945 isoform X3 yields MSLSLKVTSSCSANLPFHHLGFNKLRYYTSISSFPGKHVYFQKCHISSLNEYHRRRLFSINGENNLSPEEESEAGQKLLTSSEILKKLKRYGLSGVLSYGILNTVYYLTTFLLVWFYVAPAPGKMGYFAAVKRFLKVMAMVWAGSQVTKLFRAGGALALAPFVDTGLSWFSVKYKFESQGKAFMAAVGFCFGLAFILFLVVTLLWA; encoded by the exons ATGTCACTGTCGCTGAAAGTCACCTCTTCATGCTCTGCAAATCTACCATTTCATCACCTG ggTTTCAACAAGCTCCGTTATTACACCTCAATTTCTAGCTTTCCAGGGAAGCATGTTTACTTTCAAAAATGTCATATTTCGTCGCTAAATGAGTATCATAGACGACGGCTCTTCTCAATTAACGGCGAAAACAATTTGA GTCCAGAAGAAGAATCCGAGGCAGGTCAAAAATTGCTCACATCCAGCGA GATATTGAAAAAATTGAAGAGATACGGACTTTCTGGAGTACTTTCTTATGGGATTTTAAATACTGTTTACTACCTCACAACCTTTCTTTTGGTATG GTTTTACGTTGCTCCAGCACCTGGGAAAATGGGTTATTTTGCTGCTGTTAAAAG ATTTCTCAAAGTGATGGCAATGGTGTGGGCTGGGAGTCAAGTTACTAAGTTATTTAGAGCTGGAGG GGCCCTTGCTCTTGCACCTTTTGTAGACACTGGATTATCATGGTTCTCTGTCAAATATAAGTTCGAGTCTCAGGGAAAG GCTTTCATGGCAGCAGTTGGTTTCTGTTTTGGACTTGCCTTCATCCTATTTTTGGTTGTAACGTTGCTTTGGGCGTAA
- the LOC126679945 gene encoding uncharacterized protein LOC126679945 isoform X1 produces the protein MSLSLKVTSSCSANLPFHHLGFNKLRYYTSISSFPGKHVYFQKCHISSLNEYHRRRLFSINGENNLSQPYPNDINSDIEGPEEESEAGQKLLTSSEILKKLKRYGLSGVLSYGILNTVYYLTTFLLVWFYVAPAPGKMGYFAAVKRFLKVMAMVWAGSQVTKLFRAGGALALAPFVDTGLSWFSVKYKFESQGKAFMAAVGFCFGLAFILFLVVTLLWA, from the exons ATGTCACTGTCGCTGAAAGTCACCTCTTCATGCTCTGCAAATCTACCATTTCATCACCTG ggTTTCAACAAGCTCCGTTATTACACCTCAATTTCTAGCTTTCCAGGGAAGCATGTTTACTTTCAAAAATGTCATATTTCGTCGCTAAATGAGTATCATAGACGACGGCTCTTCTCAATTAACGGCGAAAACAATTTGA GTCAGCCTTATCCAAATGATATCAATTCTGACATTGAAG GTCCAGAAGAAGAATCCGAGGCAGGTCAAAAATTGCTCACATCCAGCGA GATATTGAAAAAATTGAAGAGATACGGACTTTCTGGAGTACTTTCTTATGGGATTTTAAATACTGTTTACTACCTCACAACCTTTCTTTTGGTATG GTTTTACGTTGCTCCAGCACCTGGGAAAATGGGTTATTTTGCTGCTGTTAAAAG ATTTCTCAAAGTGATGGCAATGGTGTGGGCTGGGAGTCAAGTTACTAAGTTATTTAGAGCTGGAGG GGCCCTTGCTCTTGCACCTTTTGTAGACACTGGATTATCATGGTTCTCTGTCAAATATAAGTTCGAGTCTCAGGGAAAG GCTTTCATGGCAGCAGTTGGTTTCTGTTTTGGACTTGCCTTCATCCTATTTTTGGTTGTAACGTTGCTTTGGGCGTAA
- the LOC126679945 gene encoding uncharacterized protein LOC126679945 isoform X2: MSLSLKVTSSCSANLPFHHLGFNKLRYYTSISSFPGKHVYFQKCHISSLNEYHRRRLFSINGENNLSQPYPNDINSDIEEEESEAGQKLLTSSEILKKLKRYGLSGVLSYGILNTVYYLTTFLLVWFYVAPAPGKMGYFAAVKRFLKVMAMVWAGSQVTKLFRAGGALALAPFVDTGLSWFSVKYKFESQGKAFMAAVGFCFGLAFILFLVVTLLWA, translated from the exons ATGTCACTGTCGCTGAAAGTCACCTCTTCATGCTCTGCAAATCTACCATTTCATCACCTG ggTTTCAACAAGCTCCGTTATTACACCTCAATTTCTAGCTTTCCAGGGAAGCATGTTTACTTTCAAAAATGTCATATTTCGTCGCTAAATGAGTATCATAGACGACGGCTCTTCTCAATTAACGGCGAAAACAATTTGA GTCAGCCTTATCCAAATGATATCAATTCTGACATTGAAG AAGAAGAATCCGAGGCAGGTCAAAAATTGCTCACATCCAGCGA GATATTGAAAAAATTGAAGAGATACGGACTTTCTGGAGTACTTTCTTATGGGATTTTAAATACTGTTTACTACCTCACAACCTTTCTTTTGGTATG GTTTTACGTTGCTCCAGCACCTGGGAAAATGGGTTATTTTGCTGCTGTTAAAAG ATTTCTCAAAGTGATGGCAATGGTGTGGGCTGGGAGTCAAGTTACTAAGTTATTTAGAGCTGGAGG GGCCCTTGCTCTTGCACCTTTTGTAGACACTGGATTATCATGGTTCTCTGTCAAATATAAGTTCGAGTCTCAGGGAAAG GCTTTCATGGCAGCAGTTGGTTTCTGTTTTGGACTTGCCTTCATCCTATTTTTGGTTGTAACGTTGCTTTGGGCGTAA
- the LOC126680840 gene encoding SAC3 family protein C isoform X2 has product MDLKSRKQTRKPNISEASDSSSSSRSESNLPISYNRRNYKFSSFNSGNISIASNGKINIESEEEEEEEEEEVTEDDSSPVLMGTCPNMCPVFLPIEGERSQRERLRDLAVFERLHGNPGRTSPSLAVKKFCRTISSKHVQASDVRPLPVLEETLSYLLNLVDSTGHPFEVVHDFIFDRTRSIRQDLVMQSIVNDIAVNMYEKMVRFHVESHHKLKHGGSNENISSVHYLNMEQLIKALTSLYNLYDANRDPDSSHENEAQFRSLYVLLHLDSRSQPMGESLSLWFRRVPHSIMQSKEMHFARSVLRFFRMDNYKRFFCTVASEASYIQYCIIERYINEVRVQSLACINNVGYKLHPYPLAHLSNLLIMKESDLEVLCNACGLETFEDEMGNKFLPTKQTTFSLPKGGFQKFNFPGLERFER; this is encoded by the exons ATGGATCTGAAGAGTCGCAAACAAACCAGAAAGCCCAACATCTCAGAAGCTTCCGATTCATCATCGTCTTCTCGTAGTGAATCAAACCTCCCCATTTCCTATAACAGAAGAAATTACAAATTTTCAAGCTTTAATTCTGGCAATATAAGCATTGCCAGCAATGGCAAAATCAACATTGAAAgcgaagaggaagaggaagaggaagaagaagaggtTACAGAAGATGATAGTTCTCCAGTTTTAATGGGAACTTGCCCTAATATGTGCCCAG TTTTCCTGCCAATAGAGGGTGAAAGGTCCCAAAGAGAGCGTCTTCGAGACTTGGCTGTGTTTGAGAGGCTGCATGGAAATCCAGGGAGAACATCTCCAAGCCTAGCTGTCAAAAAG TTTTGCAGAACAATATCAAGCAAGCATGTGCAAGCATCTGATGTGCGGCCACTCCCAGTGTTGGAAGAGACTTTGAGCTACCTTTTAAACTTGGTAGATTCCACAGGCCATCCTTTTGAAGTAGTACACGATTTCATCTTTGACCGGACAAGGTCCATAAGACAAGATCTTGTCATGCAGAGCATAGTCAATGATATAGCAGTCAACATGTATGAGAAAATG GTAAGATTTCATGTGGAATCTCACCATAAGCTTAAACACGGTGGGAGTAATGAAAATATTTCTTCAGTGCATTACCTCAACATGGAGCAGCTTATAAAGGCACTGACGTCTCTTTATAATTTGTATGATGCAAACCGAGATCCTGATTCTAGTCATGAGAATGAAGCCCAGTTTCGTTCACTTTACGTGCTTCTTCATCTTGATTCTAGAAGCCAGCCAATG GGGGAGTCGCTTTCTTTGTGGTTTCGCCGCGTGCCTCATTCAATTATGCAGTCAAAAGAAATGCATTTTGCTCGGAGTGTGTTACG ATTTTTCCGTATGGACAATTATAAGAGATTCTTTTGTACCGTAGCTAGTGAGGCATCCTATATCCAGTACTGTATTATCGAACGTTACATTAACGAG GTCCGAGTGCAATCTCTAGCCTGTATAAATAATGTTGGATACAAGCTTCATCCATATCCCTTGGCACACCTATCAAATTTGTTGATAATGAAG GAATCAGATCTGGAAGTTCTTTGCAATGCTTGTGGTCTCGAGACCTTTGAGGATGAGATGGGAAATAAGTTTCTTCCTACCAAGCAAACAACTTTCAGTCTCCCCAAAGGTGgatttcaaaaatttaactttCCAGGTTTGGAGCGATTCGAGAGGTAA
- the LOC126680840 gene encoding SAC3 family protein C isoform X3, producing the protein MDLKSRKQTRKPNISEASDSSSSSRSESNLPISYNRRNYKFSSFNSGNISIASNGKINIESEEEEEEEEEEVTEDDSSPVLMGTCPNMCPEGERSQRERLRDLAVFERLHGNPGRTSPSLAVKKFCRTISSKHVQASDVRPLPVLEETLSYLLNLVDSTGHPFEVVHDFIFDRTRSIRQDLVMQSIVNDIAVNMYEKMVRFHVESHHKLKHGGSNENISSVHYLNMEQLIKALTSLYNLYDANRDPDSSHENEAQFRSLYVLLHLDSRSQPMGESLSLWFRRVPHSIMQSKEMHFARSVLRFFRMDNYKRFFCTVASEASYIQYCIIERYINEVRVQSLACINNVGYKLHPYPLAHLSNLLIMKESDLEVLCNACGLETFEDEMGNKFLPTKQTTFSLPKGGFQKFNFPGLERFER; encoded by the exons ATGGATCTGAAGAGTCGCAAACAAACCAGAAAGCCCAACATCTCAGAAGCTTCCGATTCATCATCGTCTTCTCGTAGTGAATCAAACCTCCCCATTTCCTATAACAGAAGAAATTACAAATTTTCAAGCTTTAATTCTGGCAATATAAGCATTGCCAGCAATGGCAAAATCAACATTGAAAgcgaagaggaagaggaagaggaagaagaagaggtTACAGAAGATGATAGTTCTCCAGTTTTAATGGGAACTTGCCCTAATATGTGCCCAG AGGGTGAAAGGTCCCAAAGAGAGCGTCTTCGAGACTTGGCTGTGTTTGAGAGGCTGCATGGAAATCCAGGGAGAACATCTCCAAGCCTAGCTGTCAAAAAG TTTTGCAGAACAATATCAAGCAAGCATGTGCAAGCATCTGATGTGCGGCCACTCCCAGTGTTGGAAGAGACTTTGAGCTACCTTTTAAACTTGGTAGATTCCACAGGCCATCCTTTTGAAGTAGTACACGATTTCATCTTTGACCGGACAAGGTCCATAAGACAAGATCTTGTCATGCAGAGCATAGTCAATGATATAGCAGTCAACATGTATGAGAAAATG GTAAGATTTCATGTGGAATCTCACCATAAGCTTAAACACGGTGGGAGTAATGAAAATATTTCTTCAGTGCATTACCTCAACATGGAGCAGCTTATAAAGGCACTGACGTCTCTTTATAATTTGTATGATGCAAACCGAGATCCTGATTCTAGTCATGAGAATGAAGCCCAGTTTCGTTCACTTTACGTGCTTCTTCATCTTGATTCTAGAAGCCAGCCAATG GGGGAGTCGCTTTCTTTGTGGTTTCGCCGCGTGCCTCATTCAATTATGCAGTCAAAAGAAATGCATTTTGCTCGGAGTGTGTTACG ATTTTTCCGTATGGACAATTATAAGAGATTCTTTTGTACCGTAGCTAGTGAGGCATCCTATATCCAGTACTGTATTATCGAACGTTACATTAACGAG GTCCGAGTGCAATCTCTAGCCTGTATAAATAATGTTGGATACAAGCTTCATCCATATCCCTTGGCACACCTATCAAATTTGTTGATAATGAAG GAATCAGATCTGGAAGTTCTTTGCAATGCTTGTGGTCTCGAGACCTTTGAGGATGAGATGGGAAATAAGTTTCTTCCTACCAAGCAAACAACTTTCAGTCTCCCCAAAGGTGgatttcaaaaatttaactttCCAGGTTTGGAGCGATTCGAGAGGTAA
- the LOC126680840 gene encoding uncharacterized protein LOC126680840 isoform X1, with amino-acid sequence MDLKSRKQTRKPNISEASDSSSSSRSESNLPISYNRRNYKFSSFNSGNISIASNGKINIESEEEEEEEEEEVTEDDSSPVLMGTCPNMCPDATPVLRKPMSSFSSDEDDRPLCKRFKSISTKPMGAGKSTLASSKKSSSKIVSSDRSQEGDPKKSGSTQTRIAITLGGNPQTKASLASGQRSKVPTTKEVPIIGKPTQSSIPVLLVSSTGSLKKSIAAELRALDSDDSDDNEESPFITLASNLPPDENCLEEDLSTYLETIKSMKTKGMAMFEDEAAIANLKECLEVLSSRATHPNIGPKVKMAIDIANDNLPTLHKMYHSAIPTRTFFEKKLRDNEEIKRKLDHLRKEGKELAPMIGTHNKRIDSLEQQILKLQEELRLEKEALTPLGKKFDQLIIHGMSLKKRRATLKKEILAEQAEYDKALKDYAKVKSQISEFFGMF; translated from the exons ATGGATCTGAAGAGTCGCAAACAAACCAGAAAGCCCAACATCTCAGAAGCTTCCGATTCATCATCGTCTTCTCGTAGTGAATCAAACCTCCCCATTTCCTATAACAGAAGAAATTACAAATTTTCAAGCTTTAATTCTGGCAATATAAGCATTGCCAGCAATGGCAAAATCAACATTGAAAgcgaagaggaagaggaagaggaagaagaagaggtTACAGAAGATGATAGTTCTCCAGTTTTAATGGGAACTTGCCCTAATATGTGCCCAG ATGCTACTCCAGTTTTGAGGAAGCCAATGAGCTCATTTTCCTCGGACGAGGACGATAGACCTTTGTGCAAGAGATTCAAGAGTATTTCAACCAAACCGATGGGTGCTGGGAAATCTACACTTGCTTCCTCTAAGAAAAGTTCCTCCAAGATCGTCTCTTCTGACCGATCTCAAGAAGGTGATCCTAAGAAGAGCGGAAGTACTCAAACTAGGATCGCAATCACACTTGGTGGGAATCCACAAACAAAAGCTAGTTTGGCTTCAGGACAAAGATCAAAAGTCCCAACTACCAAGGAAGTGCCGATCATAGGAAAGCCTACTCAATCAAGCATTCCGGTCCTTTTAGTGTCTTCTACCGGATCCTTAAAA aaATCGATAGCTGCTGAGTTGAGAGCCCTCGACTCCGATGACTCGGATGATAATGAAGAATCCCCTTTCATAACTCTTGCTTCAAATCTTCCCCCAGATGAAAATTGCCTTGAAGAAGACTTGTCTACGTACCTTGAGACAATCAAGAGTATGAAAACCAAAGGAATGGCGATGTTCGAGGATGAAGCCGCTATCGCCAATCTAAAGGAATGCCTCGAGGTACTTTCAAGTCGAGCAACGCACCCCAATATTGGTCCTAAAGTGAAAATGGCGATCGACATAGCAAATGATAATCTTCCCACTCTTCACAAGATGTATCATTCAGCCATTCCTACTCGAACATTTTTCGAGAAAAAGCTCCGAGACAATGAGGAGATTAAGAGGAAGCTTGATCATTTGAGAAAAGAAGGGAAAGAGCTTGCTCCCATGATCGGCACTCATAACAAAAGGATCGACTCTTTAGAACAACAAATCCTGAAGTTGCAAGAAGAGCTGAGACTTGAGAAGGAAGCATTGACACCTCTAGGGAAGAAATTTGATCAACTGATCATACATGGGATGTCGTTGAAGAAACGTCGTGCAACtttaaagaaagaaattttagCTGAGCAAGCCGAGTATGATAAAGCCCTTAAGGATTATGCCAAAGTAAAGAGCCAGATTAGCGAATTCTTCGGGATGTTCTGA
- the LOC126680840 gene encoding uncharacterized protein LOC126680840 isoform X4, with protein MSSFSSDEDDRPLCKRFKSISTKPMGAGKSTLASSKKSSSKIVSSDRSQEGDPKKSGSTQTRIAITLGGNPQTKASLASGQRSKVPTTKEVPIIGKPTQSSIPVLLVSSTGSLKKSIAAELRALDSDDSDDNEESPFITLASNLPPDENCLEEDLSTYLETIKSMKTKGMAMFEDEAAIANLKECLEVLSSRATHPNIGPKVKMAIDIANDNLPTLHKMYHSAIPTRTFFEKKLRDNEEIKRKLDHLRKEGKELAPMIGTHNKRIDSLEQQILKLQEELRLEKEALTPLGKKFDQLIIHGMSLKKRRATLKKEILAEQAEYDKALKDYAKVKSQISEFFGMF; from the exons ATGAGCTCATTTTCCTCGGACGAGGACGATAGACCTTTGTGCAAGAGATTCAAGAGTATTTCAACCAAACCGATGGGTGCTGGGAAATCTACACTTGCTTCCTCTAAGAAAAGTTCCTCCAAGATCGTCTCTTCTGACCGATCTCAAGAAGGTGATCCTAAGAAGAGCGGAAGTACTCAAACTAGGATCGCAATCACACTTGGTGGGAATCCACAAACAAAAGCTAGTTTGGCTTCAGGACAAAGATCAAAAGTCCCAACTACCAAGGAAGTGCCGATCATAGGAAAGCCTACTCAATCAAGCATTCCGGTCCTTTTAGTGTCTTCTACCGGATCCTTAAAA aaATCGATAGCTGCTGAGTTGAGAGCCCTCGACTCCGATGACTCGGATGATAATGAAGAATCCCCTTTCATAACTCTTGCTTCAAATCTTCCCCCAGATGAAAATTGCCTTGAAGAAGACTTGTCTACGTACCTTGAGACAATCAAGAGTATGAAAACCAAAGGAATGGCGATGTTCGAGGATGAAGCCGCTATCGCCAATCTAAAGGAATGCCTCGAGGTACTTTCAAGTCGAGCAACGCACCCCAATATTGGTCCTAAAGTGAAAATGGCGATCGACATAGCAAATGATAATCTTCCCACTCTTCACAAGATGTATCATTCAGCCATTCCTACTCGAACATTTTTCGAGAAAAAGCTCCGAGACAATGAGGAGATTAAGAGGAAGCTTGATCATTTGAGAAAAGAAGGGAAAGAGCTTGCTCCCATGATCGGCACTCATAACAAAAGGATCGACTCTTTAGAACAACAAATCCTGAAGTTGCAAGAAGAGCTGAGACTTGAGAAGGAAGCATTGACACCTCTAGGGAAGAAATTTGATCAACTGATCATACATGGGATGTCGTTGAAGAAACGTCGTGCAACtttaaagaaagaaattttagCTGAGCAAGCCGAGTATGATAAAGCCCTTAAGGATTATGCCAAAGTAAAGAGCCAGATTAGCGAATTCTTCGGGATGTTCTGA
- the LOC126680841 gene encoding transcription termination factor MTERF4, chloroplastic-like codes for MAKTQLKNLVFHIQKRFFTSTPTPPSSSSTVEFLKNSCGLSLKSAISVTQRLHLEEKNQKNIQSVLEILKAHSFTDTQLTKLIEKRPEILLSKVKENIQPKLEYLENQGFAGKLLPELILLNPVILRRALDSHIKPSFEFLKSVLGSNGSVVASVKRSSWLLTFNVKGVMLPNIEFLEKGGVPALHIERLLRLQPRAIMQKHDRVVQAFNSVKEKGVEPKSPMFVHAIRVMLSMSDVTWKNKIEVMKSLGWNYEDIIGAFARHPLCLACSEKKLRNAMDFYLNTMKLEPKVVISYPRFLMYAIETRLRPRYNVLKALESKNLIKGHKKIEWLLTLNEKAFLQRYVMKYADEFPGMMEIYLAALEVKKIGA; via the coding sequence ATGGCTAAAACCCAACTCAAAAACCTGGTTTTTCATATACAAAAACGCTTCTTTACATCAACTCCAACACCACCCTCTTCATCTTCTACAGTTGAGTTCTTAAAAAATTCATGTGGGCTCTCACTAAAATCTGCAATTTCAGTTACTCAAAGGTTACACcttgaagaaaaaaatcaaaaaaacattCAATCTGTTCTTGAAATCTTGAAAGCTCACAGCTTTACTGATACCCAACTCAccaaattgattgaaaaaaggCCTGAAATTCTTCTAAGCAAAGTAAAGGAAAATATTCAACCCAAGCTAGAGTACTTGGAAAATCAAGGGTTTGCTGGTAAGCTTCTTCCTGAGCTTATTTTGTTAAATCCAGTAATTTTGAGGAGAGCTTTAGATTCTCATATTAAACCGTCTTTCGAGTTTTTGAAATCGGTTCTTGGTAGTAATGGTAGTGTTGTAGCTTCTGTTAAACGTTCCTCATGGTTATTGACATTTAATGTGAAGGGTGTAATGCTACCGAATATCGAGTTCTTAGAAAAAGGCGGTGTTCCTGCATTACATATAGAGAGATTGCTTAGATTGCAGCCAAGAGCTATAATGCAAAAACATGATAGAGTAGTTCAAgcttttaattctgttaaggAAAAAGGCGTTGAACCGAAATCTCCTATGTTTGTTCATGCTATTAGAGTTATGTTATCGATGAGTGATGTGACTTGGAAGAATAAAATTGAGGTAATGAAGAGTTTAGGGTGGAATTATGAGGATATTATTGGGGCTTTTGCTCGACACCCGCTTTGCTTGGCTTGTTCCGAGAAAAAACTTAGGAATGCTATGGATTTCTACTTGAACACTATGAAGTTGGAACCGAAGGTTGTTATTTCTTATCCGAGATTTTTAATGTATGCTATTGAGACAAGGCTCCGGCCAAGGTACAATGTTTTGAAAGCTTTGGAGTCGAAGAATTTGATTAAAGGGCATAAGAAGATTGAGTGGTTGCTAACGTTAAATGAAAAGGCTTTCCTGCAGCGATATGTCATGAAGTATGCAGATGAATTCCCCGGTATGATGGAAATATACCTGGCTGCCCTAGAAGTGAAAAAGATTGGTGCTTAA
- the LOC126681300 gene encoding nascent polypeptide-associated complex subunit alpha-like protein 1 — MTAQTQEELAAQLEAQKILQQEADKPVVEDEDDDEDDDDEDDDDDRDDDDEGQHDGDVSGRSKQSRSEKKSRKAMLKLGMKPIPGVSRVTVKKSKNILFVISKPDVFKSPTSDTYVIFGEAKIEDLSSQLQTQAAEQFKAPDLSHVISKPETSAMPQDDEDVDETGVEPKDIELVMTQAGVSRSNAVKALKTADGDIVSAIMELTN, encoded by the exons ATGACTGCACAGACCCAAGAAGAGCTTGCTGCTCAGCTTGAAGCCCAAAAGATCCTCCAACAGGAG GCTGATAAACCTGTGGTTGAGGATGAAGATGATGACGAGGATGACGATGATGAAGACGATGATGATGACAGAGACGATGACGATGAAG GACAACATGATGGGGATGTAAGCGGTAGATCAAAGCAAAGCCGGAGTGAAAAGAAAAGTCGGAAAGCTATGTTAAAGCTTGGAATGAAACCAATTCCCGGTGTTAGTCGGGTTACTGTTAAAAAGAGCAAGAAT ATTTTATTTGTCATCTCAAAGCCCGATGTTTTCAAGAGCCCAACATCAGACACCTATGTGATCTTTGGCGAAGCTAAGATTGAGGACTTGAGCTCGCAACTACAAACACAGGCTGCAGAGCAGTTTAAGGCTCCAGATCTAAGCCATGTGATTTCAAAGCCTGAAACTTCAGCTATGCCTCAGGATGATGAAGATGTTGATGAGACTGGAGTGGAGCCAAAGGATATTGAATTGGTGATGACACAGGCTGGAGTTTCTAGGTCAAATGCCGTAAAGGCTTTGAAGACGGCCGATGGAGACATAGTTTCCGCCATCATGGAACTTACCAATTGA